From Halorubrum salinarum, the proteins below share one genomic window:
- a CDS encoding DUF4097 family beta strand repeat-containing protein, giving the protein MPDGSADAASATRRGLLGAVGVGLGTALAGCAGVVDVDRRTETERRTVDPAAVSTLAVTDVAGDVSFSAEPRDDVEVVARKRAVGGVSLDEFDATVRVTGDRLEVTTGEPRIVGLGGGGIDVKVTAPPDVDVDRLQTADGDVHAESVPDGAALVTADGDVSVTDARGAVRLKSRDGDVRVDGAAGAVTATTTDGAVRVRDPERVETLRTRDGDVVADVPAVAADATVESSDGDLVLRLGDDLSAALTARTYDGDFALSGGGPGFRVRERTETRLRASVNGGDGALTARTNDGDITIRA; this is encoded by the coding sequence ATGCCTGACGGGTCGGCCGACGCCGCGTCGGCCACGCGGCGGGGGCTGCTCGGCGCCGTCGGCGTCGGCCTCGGAACCGCCCTGGCCGGCTGCGCTGGCGTCGTCGACGTCGATCGACGGACAGAGACGGAGCGGCGGACCGTCGACCCCGCGGCGGTCTCGACGCTGGCCGTGACGGACGTCGCCGGCGACGTCTCGTTCAGCGCCGAGCCCCGCGACGACGTCGAGGTCGTCGCCCGCAAGCGCGCCGTCGGCGGCGTCTCGCTCGACGAGTTCGACGCGACGGTTCGGGTGACCGGCGACCGGCTGGAGGTGACGACCGGCGAACCGCGGATCGTCGGGCTCGGCGGCGGGGGCATCGACGTCAAGGTCACCGCGCCGCCGGATGTCGACGTCGACCGACTTCAGACCGCCGACGGCGACGTCCACGCGGAGTCAGTTCCCGACGGTGCGGCGCTCGTCACGGCCGACGGCGACGTGTCGGTGACCGATGCCCGGGGCGCCGTGCGCCTCAAGTCCCGTGACGGCGACGTCCGCGTCGACGGGGCCGCCGGGGCCGTCACGGCGACGACCACGGACGGCGCGGTCCGCGTCCGCGACCCCGAGCGCGTCGAGACGCTCCGGACCCGCGACGGCGACGTCGTCGCCGACGTCCCAGCGGTCGCGGCGGACGCGACGGTCGAGTCCTCGGACGGCGACCTGGTGCTCCGGCTCGGCGACGACCTCAGCGCGGCGCTCACCGCTCGCACGTACGACGGTGACTTCGCACTCTCGGGAGGCGGTCCCGGGTTCCGCGTCCGCGAGCGCACCGAGACCCGACTGCGAGCGTCCGTCAACGGCGGCGACGGCGCGCTGACGGCGCGGACGAACGACGGCGACATCACGATCCGGGCGTAG
- a CDS encoding sensor domain-containing protein, giving the protein MSDHSWSPRSPGEALARFVGVPFDGQTYRNLAYLLLAFPLGIAYFTVVTTGLSTGIGLLVTFAGVPVVLLTLLVTLGIGSFERRLADWLLDVDVDAAPAEVELAFGSVEEALGTTKRILTAPTTWTSLVLVGLKFVYGVVVFTALVTAFALSATLISMPVFYDAPGVTYTLGPYVVDTLREAIAGAGLGVLLALVSLHVLNGVARFGGFLTDALLGGAARTAEGADA; this is encoded by the coding sequence ATGAGCGACCACAGTTGGTCTCCGCGCTCGCCGGGCGAGGCGCTCGCACGCTTCGTCGGTGTGCCCTTCGACGGACAGACGTATCGCAACCTGGCGTACCTCCTGCTGGCGTTCCCGCTGGGGATCGCCTACTTCACGGTCGTCACCACCGGCCTCTCGACCGGCATCGGCCTGCTCGTCACGTTCGCGGGCGTCCCGGTCGTCCTCCTGACGTTGCTCGTGACGCTCGGAATCGGGTCGTTCGAGCGCCGCCTCGCGGACTGGCTCCTCGACGTCGACGTCGACGCCGCCCCCGCGGAGGTCGAACTCGCGTTCGGCTCGGTCGAGGAGGCGCTCGGGACGACGAAGCGGATCCTCACGGCCCCGACAACCTGGACCAGCCTCGTGCTCGTCGGCCTCAAGTTCGTCTACGGCGTCGTGGTGTTCACCGCGCTCGTCACCGCGTTCGCGCTCTCGGCCACGCTGATCAGCATGCCCGTCTTCTACGACGCCCCCGGGGTGACGTACACGCTCGGCCCCTACGTGGTCGACACGCTGCGCGAGGCGATCGCGGGCGCCGGCCTCGGTGTCCTCCTCGCGCTGGTGTCGCTCCACGTGCTCAACGGGGTCGCCAGGTTCGGCGGGTTCCTCACCGACGCGCTGCTCGGCGGCGCGGCGCGGACCGCGGAGGGCGCCGATGCCTGA
- a CDS encoding sensor domain-containing protein → MALSDALSVPSADSGVVRAVLLTPFRPRTYAAAAYLALAFPLGIAYFVATVVGISLGLGLSVLVVGVPILAATLGGVVAVSIGERALAEALLGADITPPSWKVREASGVTDGAVAVVTDLAVWGAVAFVLSKLVVGVAGFTLLTVLLSVGGSLLATPLYYDAPGASVGLILPEPIRRELSLVVPWEQFEVGVSFIVRLTSWEVSTLPGALAMSLLGVLALLVGLNVLYAAGWLCARWAELTLGQGAPSIGTD, encoded by the coding sequence ATGGCGCTCTCAGACGCGCTCTCGGTTCCCTCCGCAGACAGCGGCGTCGTTCGCGCGGTGCTGTTGACGCCGTTCCGGCCGCGAACCTACGCCGCCGCCGCGTACCTGGCTCTCGCGTTCCCGCTCGGCATCGCCTACTTCGTCGCCACGGTGGTCGGGATCTCGCTCGGGCTCGGGCTCTCCGTCCTCGTGGTCGGCGTGCCGATACTCGCCGCGACGCTCGGCGGCGTCGTGGCGGTGTCGATCGGCGAGCGCGCGCTCGCGGAGGCCCTCCTCGGCGCAGACATCACCCCGCCGTCGTGGAAGGTCCGCGAGGCGTCGGGCGTGACCGACGGCGCCGTGGCGGTCGTGACCGACCTGGCGGTGTGGGGCGCCGTCGCGTTCGTCCTCTCGAAGCTGGTCGTCGGCGTCGCCGGCTTCACGCTCCTCACGGTCCTCCTCAGCGTCGGCGGGTCGCTGCTGGCGACGCCGCTGTACTACGACGCCCCGGGCGCGTCGGTCGGGCTCATTCTCCCGGAGCCGATCCGGCGGGAGCTGTCGCTCGTCGTCCCGTGGGAGCAGTTCGAGGTCGGCGTCTCGTTCATCGTGCGGCTCACGTCGTGGGAAGTCTCGACGCTGCCGGGCGCGCTGGCGATGTCGCTCCTGGGCGTCCTGGCGCTCCTCGTCGGGCTCAACGTGCTCTACGCCGCCGGTTGGCTCTGTGCCCGGTGGGCCGAGCTCACCCTTGGGCAGGGCGCGCCGTCGATCGGAACGGACTGA
- a CDS encoding ArsR/SmtB family transcription factor: MASEASVDQREVYSLLDDEYARQILIETYEETRSARALSEACDASEATVYRRLERLREQDLVETVQEVDPDRGPQQVYAARLNRVSVDLTASGFEVSVDYVDETAADRLTRLYEELSG, translated from the coding sequence ATGGCCTCGGAGGCGTCCGTCGACCAACGGGAGGTGTACTCGCTGCTCGACGACGAGTACGCCAGGCAGATCCTCATCGAGACCTACGAGGAGACGCGCTCGGCGCGCGCACTCAGCGAGGCCTGCGACGCCTCCGAGGCGACCGTCTACCGCCGGCTGGAACGCCTCCGCGAACAGGACCTCGTCGAGACGGTACAGGAGGTCGACCCGGACCGCGGCCCCCAGCAAGTGTACGCCGCACGGCTCAACCGCGTGTCGGTGGACCTGACCGCGAGCGGGTTCGAAGTGAGCGTGGACTACGTCGACGAGACGGCCGCGGACCGACTGACGCGGCTCTACGAGGAACTCTCGGGATGA
- a CDS encoding DUF7521 family protein: protein MTLSVVATAGGVATACLGTYVAYLAYDGGRRNGSRTMLLLAVGVACIAVLPYVIAYGVTPLLGLSDAATVFGVTVAHLVGLVALAGSVTD from the coding sequence GTGACGCTCTCCGTCGTCGCGACCGCCGGCGGGGTCGCGACCGCCTGCCTCGGCACGTACGTCGCGTACCTGGCGTACGACGGCGGTCGCCGGAACGGGAGCCGGACGATGCTGCTGTTGGCCGTCGGCGTCGCGTGTATCGCGGTCCTCCCGTACGTGATCGCGTACGGCGTGACGCCGCTCCTCGGGCTCTCCGACGCCGCGACGGTGTTCGGAGTCACGGTGGCGCATTTGGTCGGCCTCGTGGCGCTCGCGGGGTCGGTGACCGACTGA
- the glmM gene encoding phosphoglucosamine mutase, protein MFGTSGVRGPVGEAVTADLALDVGRALATDGAETVVVGRDARDSGRMLTRALVAGLTECGANVIDVGVEATPTVARAVAREDADAGVVVTASHNPAPDNGIKLWTASGRAFGDERNDRIAEIVEAEAFEFAGHDAIGTAEQRETEIGGDARRRHERALREGVPLPDDLSVVVDLGNGVGRVTADALHAAGCDVETLNGQRDGRFPGRPSEPTAANCETACEVAAATDADLGIVHDGDADRMMAVDERGRFVAGDALLALFARREASAGDRVAVPVDTSLLVADALAEVGAEVTYTPVGDAYVAAEAAKPGVAFGGEPSGAWIWPERTPCPDGPLAACVLTALVGSEGSLAAMVDDLPEYPIRRDSVRTDAKAAVVERVAEVAAAEYEDVSSLDGVRVETDAGWFLVRASGTEPLVRITAEARDEGDAEALFKTARDLIERAANDAS, encoded by the coding sequence ATGTTCGGAACCAGCGGCGTTCGCGGGCCGGTCGGCGAGGCGGTGACTGCGGACCTCGCGCTCGATGTGGGGCGCGCGCTCGCGACGGACGGCGCGGAGACGGTGGTGGTGGGCCGCGACGCGCGGGACAGCGGCCGGATGCTCACGAGAGCGCTCGTCGCGGGCCTCACCGAGTGCGGAGCTAACGTGATCGACGTGGGCGTGGAGGCGACGCCGACAGTCGCCCGCGCCGTCGCCCGGGAAGACGCGGACGCCGGCGTCGTCGTCACGGCCTCGCACAACCCGGCGCCCGACAACGGGATCAAGCTCTGGACGGCCTCGGGGCGCGCGTTTGGCGACGAGCGCAACGACCGGATCGCCGAGATCGTCGAGGCGGAGGCGTTCGAGTTCGCGGGGCACGACGCGATCGGGACGGCCGAACAGCGGGAGACAGAGATCGGTGGCGACGCCCGCCGTCGGCACGAACGCGCGCTCCGCGAGGGCGTGCCGCTGCCCGACGACCTCTCGGTCGTCGTCGACCTCGGCAACGGCGTCGGGCGCGTCACGGCCGACGCGCTCCACGCGGCCGGCTGCGACGTGGAGACGCTCAACGGCCAGCGCGACGGGCGATTCCCGGGGCGGCCGAGCGAGCCGACCGCGGCGAACTGCGAGACCGCCTGCGAGGTCGCCGCCGCGACCGACGCCGACCTCGGGATCGTCCACGACGGCGACGCGGACCGCATGATGGCGGTCGACGAGCGTGGGCGGTTCGTCGCGGGCGACGCGCTGCTCGCGCTGTTCGCGCGCCGCGAGGCGAGCGCCGGCGACCGCGTGGCGGTTCCGGTCGACACGAGCCTGCTCGTCGCCGACGCGCTCGCCGAGGTCGGCGCCGAGGTCACCTACACGCCCGTCGGCGACGCGTACGTGGCCGCCGAGGCGGCGAAGCCGGGGGTCGCGTTCGGCGGCGAGCCCAGCGGCGCGTGGATCTGGCCCGAGCGGACACCCTGCCCCGACGGGCCGCTCGCGGCCTGCGTCCTGACCGCGCTCGTCGGGTCCGAGGGGTCGCTCGCCGCGATGGTCGACGACCTCCCCGAGTACCCCATCCGCCGGGACTCGGTGCGGACGGACGCCAAGGCGGCGGTCGTTGAGCGCGTCGCCGAGGTCGCGGCCGCCGAGTACGAGGACGTGTCGTCGCTCGACGGCGTCCGCGTGGAGACGGACGCCGGCTGGTTCCTCGTCCGCGCGAGCGGCACCGAGCCGCTGGTCCGGATCACGGCCGAGGCGCGCGACGAGGGCGACGCGGAGGCGCTGTTCAAGACGGCGCGAGACCTCATCGAGCGGGCCGCAAATGACGCGTCTTAA
- a CDS encoding DUF7342 family protein: MSDDTTGDSSSDESGEARRQWERDRTTFQRVYDVMTGVTEHASASEIAERAACSPDGARNALTQLVEMGIADRRGSRPTEYRRNESYFEWKRVETLADDHTAATLRERLDDLLAEDADLQESFGVPDPDAASVASVEGGDHAAVHDRLESLSRWRTVRHDIELLQRAVSRAEARGRDGTDLRGSA; encoded by the coding sequence ATGTCGGACGACACCACCGGCGACTCGTCGTCGGACGAGAGCGGTGAGGCCCGACGTCAGTGGGAACGGGACCGAACCACGTTTCAGCGGGTGTACGACGTGATGACCGGGGTGACCGAACACGCGTCGGCGAGCGAGATCGCCGAGCGCGCGGCCTGTTCGCCCGACGGCGCGCGAAACGCGCTCACTCAGCTGGTCGAGATGGGCATCGCCGACCGGCGCGGGAGTCGTCCCACCGAGTACCGCCGCAACGAGTCGTACTTCGAGTGGAAACGCGTCGAGACGCTGGCCGACGACCACACCGCCGCAACGCTCCGCGAGCGCTTGGACGACCTTCTCGCCGAGGACGCCGACCTCCAGGAGTCGTTCGGCGTTCCGGATCCGGACGCCGCCTCAGTCGCGTCAGTCGAAGGCGGCGACCACGCGGCGGTCCACGACCGGCTGGAGTCGCTGTCGCGGTGGCGAACGGTGCGGCACGACATAGAACTCCTTCAGCGGGCCGTCTCGCGGGCCGAGGCGCGCGGCCGCGACGGGACCGACCTCCGCGGGTCGGCCTGA
- the glmU gene encoding bifunctional sugar-1-phosphate nucleotidylyltransferase/acetyltransferase, protein MYGVVLAAGRGTRMRPLTDRRPKPLLPVGDRSLLERVFDAARDVVDEFVVVTGYRGEAIREAIGESYRDRPVHFVEQAEALGTAHAVAQAAPVVDDDFLVLNGDVVVDASLPRALADAGAPAVAATEVDDPRAYGVLSTDADGALADIVEKPADPPTNLANVGCYAFGPEVFEYIDRTPESERGEYEITTTIDMLLGDGRRIDVARYDGTWLDVGRPWELLEANELALAALDDGREIAGAVEEDVQLHGPVVVEAGARVRSGAYVEGPALIREGADVGPNAYVRGATVVGPGVHVGHAVEVKNSVLMADASVGHLSYVGDSVLGRGVNFGAGTNVANLRHDGENVRQTVKGDRVDTGRRKLGAIVGDGAKTGINTALNAGVVLGTGETTGPGEALTRDRLSE, encoded by the coding sequence ATGTACGGAGTCGTGCTCGCGGCCGGCCGCGGGACTCGGATGCGACCGCTGACGGACCGCCGCCCGAAACCGCTGCTCCCGGTCGGGGACCGCTCGCTGCTGGAACGGGTGTTCGACGCGGCCCGCGACGTCGTCGACGAGTTCGTCGTCGTGACGGGCTACCGCGGCGAGGCGATCCGGGAGGCGATCGGCGAGTCGTACCGTGACCGCCCGGTCCACTTCGTCGAGCAGGCGGAGGCGCTGGGCACCGCCCACGCCGTGGCGCAGGCCGCGCCGGTCGTCGACGACGACTTCCTCGTGCTCAACGGGGACGTGGTCGTTGACGCGTCGCTGCCGCGGGCGCTCGCCGACGCGGGCGCGCCGGCGGTCGCGGCCACCGAAGTCGACGACCCGCGGGCGTACGGCGTGCTCTCGACGGACGCGGACGGCGCGCTCGCGGACATCGTCGAGAAGCCGGCGGACCCGCCGACGAACCTCGCGAACGTCGGCTGCTACGCGTTCGGACCGGAGGTGTTCGAGTACATCGACCGCACGCCCGAGAGCGAGCGCGGCGAGTACGAGATCACGACGACGATCGACATGCTGCTCGGCGACGGCCGCCGGATCGACGTGGCGCGCTACGACGGCACGTGGCTCGACGTGGGGCGCCCGTGGGAGCTGCTGGAAGCGAACGAGCTGGCGCTGGCGGCGCTCGACGACGGGCGCGAGATAGCCGGCGCCGTCGAGGAGGACGTCCAGCTTCACGGACCGGTGGTCGTCGAGGCGGGGGCGCGGGTCCGATCCGGGGCGTACGTCGAGGGGCCGGCGCTGATCCGCGAGGGCGCCGACGTGGGACCGAACGCCTACGTCCGCGGGGCGACCGTCGTGGGGCCCGGAGTCCACGTCGGCCACGCGGTCGAGGTGAAGAACTCGGTGCTGATGGCGGACGCCTCGGTCGGTCACCTCTCGTACGTCGGCGACTCCGTCCTCGGTCGCGGGGTCAACTTCGGCGCGGGGACGAACGTCGCGAACCTCCGCCACGACGGCGAGAACGTCCGGCAGACGGTGAAGGGCGACCGCGTCGACACCGGGCGTCGCAAGCTGGGCGCGATCGTCGGCGACGGCGCGAAGACCGGGATCAACACCGCGTTGAACGCAGGCGTCGTGCTGGGCACCGGTGAGACGACGGGGCCCGGCGAGGCGCTGACACGCGACCGGCTCTCGGAGTAG
- a CDS encoding sensor histidine kinase → MSPDTVRSDPFKSLLQLTASDLDTDERLRKAIDVGREYLGVDNGVLSYTGEGRYEVVETSIESGPYARGGVVDLDGTWCRHVVRAGETLGFADATDGEYRDDPALETTGLRCYVGAAVTVDGETYGTLCFFDAEPRDDPITDTERDFVAVLAEWVGSELERQKHYAELREQNERLDEFAGIVAHDLRNPLSGAIGFTELAQEHVTGQAAEFLDRVRGALGRMESMIAECLMLAKEGTDVGERTRVDLDEVVREAWDTVRTRNATLSVEVAPDAAILADEMRLRRLFENLFRNCVEHGGPDVAVTVTGDDEGFAVADDGPGLPEDVERALTAADAENIKSFGLGLLVVQRVVSGHGWDLAVDSGPDGTRFAVRDVNAAEPVHEALAAD, encoded by the coding sequence ATGTCACCCGACACGGTCCGTTCGGACCCCTTCAAGAGCCTGTTACAGCTGACCGCGAGCGACCTCGACACCGACGAGCGGCTCCGCAAGGCGATCGACGTCGGTCGGGAGTACCTCGGCGTCGACAACGGCGTCCTCTCGTACACCGGCGAGGGCCGGTACGAGGTGGTCGAAACGAGCATCGAGAGCGGCCCGTACGCGCGAGGCGGGGTCGTCGACCTCGACGGGACGTGGTGTCGCCACGTCGTCCGGGCCGGGGAGACGCTCGGCTTCGCGGACGCGACCGACGGCGAGTACCGCGACGACCCCGCGCTGGAGACGACCGGCCTCCGCTGCTACGTCGGCGCGGCGGTGACGGTCGACGGCGAGACGTACGGGACGCTGTGCTTCTTCGACGCGGAACCGCGGGACGACCCGATCACGGACACCGAGCGCGACTTCGTCGCGGTGCTGGCCGAGTGGGTGGGCAGCGAGCTCGAACGGCAGAAACACTACGCCGAGCTGCGCGAGCAGAACGAGCGGCTCGACGAGTTCGCCGGCATCGTCGCCCACGACCTCCGGAACCCGCTGTCGGGAGCGATCGGGTTCACCGAGCTCGCGCAGGAGCACGTCACCGGGCAGGCGGCAGAGTTCCTCGACCGCGTCCGGGGCGCGCTCGGGCGCATGGAGTCGATGATCGCCGAGTGTCTGATGCTGGCGAAGGAGGGGACGGACGTGGGCGAGCGGACGCGAGTCGACCTCGACGAGGTCGTCCGCGAGGCATGGGACACGGTGCGGACGCGGAACGCGACGCTGTCGGTCGAGGTCGCGCCCGACGCCGCGATCCTCGCCGACGAGATGCGCCTCCGGCGGCTCTTCGAGAACCTGTTCCGGAACTGCGTCGAACACGGCGGGCCTGACGTCGCGGTGACGGTCACCGGCGACGACGAGGGCTTCGCGGTCGCGGACGACGGGCCGGGACTCCCGGAGGACGTGGAACGCGCGCTCACCGCGGCCGACGCGGAGAACATCAAGTCGTTCGGGCTCGGGCTGCTGGTCGTCCAGCGGGTGGTTTCGGGGCACGGCTGGGACCTCGCCGTCGACAGCGGCCCGGACGGGACGCGGTTCGCGGTGCGCGATGTCAACGCCGCGGAGCCGGTCCACGAGGCGCTCGCCGCTGATTAG
- a CDS encoding glycosyltransferase family 2 protein, whose translation MTTLESVGTSLIVGSGVFIVTYYLLINAGYLLIHVLALFQLRDNVRESAWNPSFRAFDSPFYPGVAMVVPAYNEAANIVESVRSMLALNYPDQEIVVVNDGSSDATLERLEDAFGLRPVDAEVPYDVPSEPIRQVYRSATHENLLVVDKENGGKSDALNAGVWLTDQELFCAVDADTVIDRDALLDVVAPFLEEPTRTVASGGTIRVANECVIQDGQVKETNLPKTGLAGVQVMEYLRAFYSGRLGLARLKGLILISGAFGVFRTDRVREIGGYRHDTITEDFDVVVRLHEHLSDNDVDYRIEFVPEPVAWTEVPESLRTLGRQRRRWYRGMLETVVASRGLFFRRRYGRVGTVVLPFFTAAEALGPLIEGFGYVLLPLGWYLGILNVEFFLTFLLLTVGAGVFLSWFGVFSEVWSYNRYESPRDAARLLWYGVVENFGYRQWKTVVAWHGLIEFLRGEQSWGVMERRGFGDAGTEAAATGTAGAAAAATVAMDDREDADDGGFVWVDRLADEPGTDGLRWLDRIASDDRPGAFASVADLAVGVGDGGFVWTTDFSEGVGDGGFVWVTDPTLGAGDGGFVWTRDAAVGAGDEGFVWVVDATDATDAAD comes from the coding sequence ATGACGACGCTCGAAAGCGTCGGAACGTCGCTCATCGTCGGCTCCGGCGTGTTCATCGTCACGTACTACCTGCTGATCAACGCGGGCTACCTGCTGATCCACGTGCTCGCGCTGTTCCAGCTCCGCGACAACGTCCGCGAGTCGGCGTGGAACCCCTCGTTCCGCGCGTTCGACAGCCCGTTCTACCCGGGCGTCGCGATGGTCGTGCCGGCGTACAACGAGGCGGCCAACATCGTCGAGAGCGTGCGTTCAATGTTAGCGCTCAACTACCCCGACCAGGAGATCGTCGTCGTCAACGACGGCTCGTCGGACGCCACCCTCGAACGGCTCGAGGACGCGTTCGGGCTGCGCCCCGTCGACGCCGAGGTCCCGTACGACGTGCCCTCCGAGCCGATCCGCCAGGTGTACCGCTCGGCGACCCACGAGAACCTGCTGGTCGTCGACAAGGAGAACGGCGGCAAAAGCGACGCGCTCAACGCCGGCGTCTGGCTCACCGACCAGGAGCTGTTCTGCGCGGTCGACGCCGACACCGTGATCGACCGCGACGCGCTGCTCGACGTCGTCGCGCCGTTCCTCGAGGAGCCGACCCGGACCGTCGCCAGCGGTGGGACCATCCGCGTGGCCAACGAGTGCGTGATTCAGGACGGCCAAGTGAAGGAGACGAACCTCCCGAAGACCGGCCTCGCCGGCGTTCAGGTGATGGAGTACCTGCGGGCCTTCTACTCCGGGCGGCTCGGGCTCGCCCGGCTCAAGGGGCTGATCCTCATCTCCGGCGCGTTCGGCGTCTTCCGGACCGACCGCGTCCGCGAGATCGGCGGCTACCGCCACGACACGATCACCGAGGACTTCGACGTGGTCGTCAGGCTCCACGAACACCTCTCGGACAACGACGTCGACTACCGGATCGAGTTCGTCCCCGAGCCCGTCGCCTGGACGGAGGTGCCGGAGTCGCTCCGGACGCTCGGCCGGCAGCGCCGCCGCTGGTACCGCGGCATGCTGGAGACGGTGGTCGCCAGCCGCGGCCTCTTCTTCCGCCGGCGCTACGGCCGCGTCGGGACGGTCGTGCTCCCCTTCTTTACCGCCGCCGAGGCGCTCGGGCCGCTCATCGAGGGGTTCGGCTACGTGCTGCTCCCGCTCGGGTGGTACCTCGGCATCCTCAACGTCGAGTTCTTCCTCACGTTCCTGCTGCTCACCGTCGGCGCCGGCGTCTTCCTCTCGTGGTTCGGCGTGTTCAGCGAGGTGTGGAGCTACAACCGCTACGAGTCCCCGCGGGACGCCGCCCGGCTGCTGTGGTACGGCGTGGTGGAGAACTTCGGCTACCGCCAGTGGAAGACGGTCGTCGCCTGGCACGGGCTGATCGAGTTCCTCCGCGGCGAGCAGTCCTGGGGCGTCATGGAGCGGCGCGGGTTCGGCGACGCGGGGACCGAAGCCGCGGCGACCGGCACCGCCGGCGCGGCGGCCGCAGCCACCGTGGCCATGGACGACCGCGAGGACGCGGACGACGGCGGCTTCGTCTGGGTGGACCGGCTCGCCGACGAGCCCGGGACCGACGGGCTCCGGTGGCTCGACCGGATCGCGAGCGACGACCGCCCCGGCGCCTTCGCGTCCGTCGCGGACCTCGCCGTCGGCGTCGGCGACGGCGGGTTCGTCTGGACGACCGACTTCTCGGAGGGCGTCGGTGACGGGGGGTTCGTCTGGGTGACCGACCCGACGCTCGGCGCCGGCGACGGCGGCTTCGTCTGGACCCGCGACGCCGCGGTCGGCGCCGGCGACGAGGGGTTCGTTTGGGTGGTCGACGCGACTGACGCGACCGACGCCGCTGACTAA
- a CDS encoding HEAT repeat domain-containing protein: protein MSVPLASPTAASVTGPQSRPLAIAVVVLGSLLVAAALITLAYSVLAARRHRRREPLRAALRSELLDRLYGRDEPAWDAWVASLSAAERDELESVLDVYLRELAGRDAATLAGLGRALGIPDRARREIVDGGYWERTHALVWLALLRDAPDRDLLRAHCTATPRERAAAARVLYAAGTDDRATTGVDLLLRDDPEAFSVFGVDTLYRVAESDPGPFFDRAAADFETWPPALQRQALLVVRHLTTVVGGADLSWVVTALASPDPSVRAAAWRALGAYGWNRRLRDAVDLGAIPEEPAPTVRADAYRALGVWGDAAALDAIEAAGTIDPDPRAQVAAAETLVAQRGADAAPPASEQPFGVAWDWAAEHARFDRLARDISRDRERLHDEVRG, encoded by the coding sequence GTGAGCGTGCCGCTCGCGTCCCCGACGGCGGCGTCCGTCACCGGCCCTCAGTCGCGGCCCCTCGCGATCGCCGTCGTCGTGCTCGGCTCACTGCTGGTCGCGGCGGCGCTCATCACCCTCGCCTACTCGGTGCTCGCGGCCCGCAGGCACCGGCGGCGAGAGCCGCTCCGCGCCGCGCTGCGCTCCGAGCTGCTCGATCGGCTCTACGGGCGCGACGAGCCGGCGTGGGACGCGTGGGTCGCGAGTCTGTCGGCGGCCGAACGCGACGAGCTGGAATCGGTCCTCGACGTGTACCTCCGCGAGCTCGCCGGCCGCGACGCCGCGACGCTGGCCGGGCTCGGGCGGGCGCTCGGCATCCCCGACCGGGCCCGTCGCGAGATCGTCGACGGCGGGTACTGGGAGCGGACCCACGCCCTCGTCTGGCTCGCGCTGCTCCGCGACGCCCCCGACCGCGACCTGCTCAGGGCGCACTGTACCGCGACGCCGCGCGAGCGCGCCGCTGCCGCCCGGGTGCTGTACGCCGCCGGGACGGACGACCGAGCGACGACCGGCGTCGACCTGCTGCTCCGGGACGACCCCGAGGCCTTCTCGGTGTTCGGCGTCGACACGCTGTACCGGGTCGCCGAGAGCGACCCCGGTCCGTTCTTCGACCGAGCGGCCGCCGACTTCGAGACGTGGCCGCCGGCGCTCCAGCGACAGGCGCTGCTCGTCGTCCGCCACCTCACCACCGTGGTCGGCGGCGCCGACCTCTCGTGGGTCGTCACGGCGCTGGCGAGTCCGGACCCGAGCGTGCGGGCAGCCGCGTGGCGAGCGCTCGGCGCGTACGGCTGGAACCGACGGCTCCGGGACGCGGTCGACCTCGGAGCGATCCCCGAGGAGCCGGCGCCCACGGTCCGCGCCGACGCCTATCGCGCGCTCGGCGTGTGGGGCGACGCGGCGGCGCTCGACGCAATCGAGGCGGCCGGGACGATCGACCCGGACCCGCGCGCGCAGGTCGCCGCGGCCGAGACGCTGGTCGCCCAGCGCGGGGCGGACGCCGCGCCCCCCGCGAGCGAGCAGCCGTTCGGCGTCGCGTGGGATTGGGCCGCCGAACACGCCCGCTTCGACCGGCTGGCGCGCGACATCTCGCGGGACCGAGAGCGGCTACACGACGAGGTGCGCGGATGA